The following proteins come from a genomic window of Aquabacterium sp. A3:
- a CDS encoding DUF898 family protein: MNKTGGRSAVRVIRLLEPEAPGRPMQAMGDASSSIAWPEPVGSARDSAAGELDTQPCAPEWPRAPREHLKRAEVTEWPVTFRAEAADYAPHWWRQAGRTVLTLGLYAPWAHRHNRRFFLQHTFVAGRRFDHEQPVATEVVRYGLWLSAALGVLAAEGGAPLAGALALSLVWLVWPLWLGVVHAQTVGALRWGRRPLVFHAPWWRVYRQMSPWVVLGLGLTWLAWWLHGPAAQHAWATPALALAGVMAVALAPLALWRWWACRQWHLGIGPLKLTWRGSVADVYLLVARVGLWGLALALVGASIHALAQGAWALLVQRGMPEGVQWALAMALSCAWGALVWPYAQGHAQNLVWQNTGCRYLRFRSRLNVMAYVALRARHSLWLLGTLGLAWPWVAVAARRMRLEAVTVVARVDPADLRAAWRDPALPRQAMH; the protein is encoded by the coding sequence ATGAACAAGACCGGTGGCCGTTCTGCAGTGCGGGTGATCAGGTTGCTGGAGCCTGAGGCGCCAGGGCGGCCCATGCAGGCCATGGGTGACGCCAGCAGCTCCATAGCCTGGCCCGAACCGGTGGGGTCGGCCCGTGACTCCGCCGCAGGCGAGCTGGACACGCAGCCGTGCGCGCCCGAATGGCCACGCGCCCCCCGCGAGCACCTGAAACGGGCCGAGGTCACCGAGTGGCCGGTCACCTTCCGGGCCGAGGCGGCTGATTACGCACCCCATTGGTGGCGGCAGGCGGGGCGCACCGTGTTGACCTTGGGCTTGTACGCGCCTTGGGCCCATCGGCACAACCGCCGCTTTTTCTTGCAGCACACCTTCGTGGCGGGCCGCCGGTTTGACCACGAGCAGCCTGTCGCCACCGAGGTCGTTCGTTATGGTCTGTGGTTGTCGGCGGCTTTGGGTGTGCTGGCTGCCGAGGGCGGGGCCCCGCTGGCGGGTGCGCTGGCCTTGTCCCTGGTGTGGTTGGTGTGGCCACTCTGGTTGGGGGTGGTGCACGCCCAGACGGTCGGCGCGCTGCGGTGGGGGCGCCGGCCGTTGGTCTTCCATGCACCGTGGTGGCGGGTGTATCGCCAGATGTCGCCGTGGGTGGTGCTGGGCCTGGGCCTCACCTGGCTGGCGTGGTGGTTGCACGGCCCGGCAGCGCAGCATGCGTGGGCCACGCCCGCCCTGGCGCTGGCCGGCGTGATGGCGGTCGCGCTGGCACCCCTGGCCTTGTGGCGCTGGTGGGCCTGCCGGCAATGGCACCTGGGCATTGGCCCCCTGAAGCTCACCTGGCGCGGCTCGGTGGCCGATGTGTACTTGCTCGTGGCCCGTGTGGGCCTGTGGGGCCTGGCCCTGGCCCTGGTGGGCGCATCAATCCATGCACTGGCGCAAGGCGCCTGGGCCTTGCTGGTTCAGCGAGGCATGCCCGAGGGCGTGCAGTGGGCCTTGGCCATGGCCCTTTCGTGCGCCTGGGGGGCCCTGGTGTGGCCCTACGCCCAGGGCCATGCCCAGAACCTGGTTTGGCAAAACACCGGCTGCCGCTACCTGCGTTTTCGCAGCCGCCTGAATGTGATGGCCTACGTGGCCCTGCGCGCGCGCCACAGCCTGTGGCTGCTGGGCACCCTGGGGCTGGCCTGGCCCTGGGTGGCCGTGGCGGCACGGCGCATGCGCCTGGAGGCCGTGACCGTGGTGGCCCGGGTGGACCCCGCCGATTTGCGGGCCGCTTGGCGGGATCCGGCGCTGCCCAGGCAGGCCATGCACTGA
- the purB gene encoding adenylosuccinate lyase yields the protein MNLSTLTALSPLDGRYAGKVAALRPLLSEFGLMHRRVQVEIEWFIALSDAGLPELSPLSEAARSYLRGLVSRFSDVDAQAIKDIEKTTNHDVKAVEYWIKQRFTGHPELEKAGEFVHFACTSEDINNTSHGLMLKAARDGVILPAIDGLIGTLSGMAHAMAEIPMLSRTHGQTASPTTVGKEVANVVARLATARERIAEVKLLAKMNGAVGNYNAHLSAYPDTDWESFSKSVIENQLGLSFNPYTIQIEPHDYMAELFDAVTRTNTILIDWSRDVWGYISLGYFKQRTKAGEIGSSTMPHKVNPIDFENAEGNLGLANAVLTHLSQKLPISRWQRDLTDSTVLRNMGVALGYALLAYDSLARGLGKLEVNPEALAADLDSSWEVLAEPIQTVMRRHALPNPYERLKELTRGKAITKESIQAFIETLELPEDDKARLRAMTPGNYIGKAVELAQRI from the coding sequence ATGAACCTGTCCACCCTCACCGCCTTGTCGCCCCTGGATGGCCGTTATGCCGGCAAGGTTGCCGCCTTGCGTCCGCTGCTGTCCGAGTTTGGTTTGATGCACCGCCGGGTGCAGGTCGAAATCGAGTGGTTCATTGCCCTGTCGGACGCCGGGCTGCCCGAGCTCTCCCCGCTGTCTGAAGCCGCCCGCAGCTACCTGCGTGGCCTGGTGTCGCGCTTCTCCGATGTGGATGCCCAGGCCATCAAGGACATCGAAAAGACCACCAACCACGACGTGAAGGCGGTTGAGTACTGGATCAAGCAGCGCTTCACCGGCCACCCCGAGCTGGAGAAAGCCGGCGAGTTCGTGCACTTCGCCTGCACCTCCGAAGACATTAACAACACCAGCCATGGCCTGATGCTCAAGGCCGCGCGCGATGGCGTCATCCTGCCGGCCATCGACGGCCTGATCGGCACCCTGAGCGGCATGGCGCATGCCATGGCCGAGATCCCGATGCTGAGCCGCACGCACGGCCAGACCGCCTCGCCCACCACCGTGGGCAAAGAGGTGGCCAACGTGGTGGCCCGCCTGGCCACGGCCCGCGAGCGCATCGCCGAGGTCAAGCTGCTGGCCAAGATGAACGGCGCGGTCGGCAACTACAACGCCCACCTGTCGGCCTACCCCGACACCGACTGGGAGTCGTTCAGCAAGAGCGTCATCGAAAACCAGTTGGGCCTGAGCTTCAACCCCTACACCATCCAGATCGAGCCGCACGACTACATGGCCGAGCTGTTCGATGCCGTCACGCGCACCAACACCATCCTGATCGACTGGTCGCGCGACGTGTGGGGCTACATCAGCCTGGGCTACTTCAAGCAGCGCACCAAGGCGGGCGAGATCGGCTCGTCCACGATGCCGCACAAGGTCAACCCGATCGACTTCGAAAACGCCGAAGGCAACCTGGGCCTGGCCAACGCCGTGCTGACGCACCTGAGCCAGAAGCTGCCCATCAGCCGCTGGCAGCGCGACCTGACGGACAGCACCGTGCTGCGCAACATGGGCGTGGCCCTGGGCTACGCCTTGCTGGCCTACGACAGCCTGGCCCGCGGCCTGGGCAAGCTGGAAGTCAACCCCGAGGCCCTGGCCGCCGACCTGGACAGCTCGTGGGAAGTGCTGGCCGAGCCCATCCAGACCGTGATGCGCCGCCACGCCCTGCCCAACCCCTACGAGCGCCTGAAAGAGCTGACGCGTGGCAAGGCCATCACCAAAGAATCCATCCAGGCCTTCATTGAAACCCTGGAGTTGCCTGAGGACGACAAGGCCCGCCTGCGCGCCATGACGCCGGGCAACTACATCGGCAAGGCGGTGGAGCTGGCGCAGCGCATCTGA
- a CDS encoding PEP-CTERM sorting domain-containing protein, whose translation MIKSFARMAVAVSLSVPVLAHASVLAVSFPGNILSVDTDAGTVGYLSTGTFLNSLSQGAQPGQLWSVTMDTNRLAQIDATTGAVTLGPAISGIQGDVSIRGLAYTGGLLYAVHNQGGMFKIGADDLYTINTSTGAATLVGSTGFTGVQGLTTDAGGNMFAWDAQRGLLRVNKATGAATDVGAAPGGVDIQTLAFDADGVLYGAGYHIYTIDPVTGQRTLSTQMSTFVDIRGIEFISAVPEPSAIALVLAGVGIVAVSARRRKMAA comes from the coding sequence GTGATCAAGTCGTTTGCTCGCATGGCCGTGGCCGTCAGTTTGTCGGTGCCCGTGCTCGCCCACGCCAGCGTCTTGGCGGTTTCTTTTCCCGGCAACATCCTGTCGGTGGACACCGATGCCGGCACGGTCGGCTACCTCAGCACCGGCACGTTCCTGAATTCCTTGTCGCAAGGCGCCCAGCCCGGCCAGTTGTGGTCGGTCACGATGGACACCAACCGCCTGGCGCAAATCGACGCCACCACAGGCGCCGTCACACTGGGGCCGGCCATCTCCGGCATCCAGGGCGATGTCAGCATCCGTGGGCTGGCCTACACCGGCGGCCTGCTGTACGCCGTTCACAATCAGGGCGGCATGTTCAAGATCGGTGCGGACGACCTCTACACCATCAACACCAGCACGGGCGCCGCCACCCTGGTGGGCAGCACTGGTTTCACCGGTGTACAAGGCTTGACCACCGATGCCGGCGGCAACATGTTCGCCTGGGACGCCCAGCGGGGACTGTTGCGGGTCAACAAGGCCACCGGCGCCGCCACCGACGTGGGTGCAGCCCCGGGCGGTGTGGACATCCAGACCCTGGCCTTCGACGCTGATGGTGTGTTGTATGGCGCGGGCTATCACATCTACACCATCGATCCCGTCACGGGCCAACGCACCTTGAGCACCCAGATGAGCACGTTCGTCGACATCCGCGGCATCGAGTTCATCAGTGCCGTCCCTGAGCCCAGCGCCATCGCTCTGGTGTTGGCCGGCGTCGGCATCGTGGCCGTGAGCGCTCGCCGCCGTAAAATGGCGGCATGA